A region from the Papio anubis isolate 15944 chromosome 6, Panubis1.0, whole genome shotgun sequence genome encodes:
- the TMEM14A gene encoding transmembrane protein 14A: MDLIGFGYAALVTFGSIFGYKRRGGVLSLIAGLFVGCLAGYGAYRVSNDKRDVKVSLFTAFFLATIMGVRFKRSKKIMPAGLVAGLSLMMILRLVLLLL; this comes from the exons ATGGACCTGATCGGTTTTGGTTATGCAGCCCTCGTGACATTTGGAAGCATTTTTGGATATAAGCGGAGAG GTGGTGTTCTATCTTTGATTGCTGGTCTTTTTGTTGGATGTTTGGCTGGCTATGGAGCTTACCGTGTCTCCAATGACAAACGAGATGTAAAAGTGTCACTGT TTACAGCTTTCTTCCTGGCTACCATAATGGGTGTGAGATTTAAGAGGTCCAAGAAAATAATGCCTGCTGGTCTGGTTGCAGGTTTGAG CCTTATGATGATCCTGAGACTTGTCTTGTTGCTGCTCTGA